Proteins encoded within one genomic window of Halocatena marina:
- a CDS encoding PIN domain-containing protein, protein MKIKRRQLSVLLNALHNEGLNRIFITHPSDHFGPLVEFSLTDPTESEIYFKTRNDEYSTYRGDVDREHGSPAVDDLPSVHAYRNCFVAAGVLGLVNREEVNTFLDRHGTPDLNAGHRPVFAGFDTNLLPWRIADVLSIRQRGYWGYKPTVNGFALATGVRDELDWDYKHSNTRPLEKAFGSAFSRVFNQPSGANRQGRLGMIHYRQIRDHQYADELVTEKGDEAIVTGYEEYQQSERKDVILFSNDRNFIERAQSCRILAQHIEFPHTLPRKTTASWDELADMIYMLAILFGVIKLPKVSVYGIWAGKEGQDWRNERLKLECRSPNVEPYLERSLSIISQYVELKEEMNK, encoded by the coding sequence ATGAAGATTAAGCGTCGACAACTCTCGGTACTCCTGAATGCACTTCACAATGAAGGTCTAAATAGGATTTTCATCACACATCCAAGTGACCACTTTGGACCATTGGTTGAATTTTCACTGACTGATCCGACTGAAAGTGAAATCTATTTTAAAACTAGAAATGATGAATACAGTACTTATCGAGGTGATGTTGACAGGGAACACGGATCTCCCGCCGTGGATGATCTTCCAAGCGTCCATGCGTATCGAAATTGCTTCGTTGCTGCGGGTGTTTTAGGACTCGTAAATCGTGAGGAGGTGAATACATTTCTGGATCGTCACGGGACGCCTGATCTGAATGCTGGACACAGACCTGTGTTTGCCGGGTTTGATACAAACTTGCTTCCGTGGCGGATTGCTGACGTACTCAGTATCCGTCAACGAGGATATTGGGGTTACAAACCGACAGTAAACGGGTTCGCTCTTGCTACGGGCGTCCGTGATGAATTAGATTGGGACTACAAACACAGCAATACCCGTCCGCTGGAAAAGGCATTCGGATCTGCGTTCAGTCGAGTGTTCAACCAACCTTCCGGCGCGAATCGACAAGGGCGTCTTGGTATGATACATTATCGTCAAATTCGTGATCACCAATATGCCGATGAGTTAGTGACTGAGAAAGGAGATGAGGCAATTGTCACTGGCTACGAAGAATACCAACAATCTGAGCGTAAGGATGTGATCCTCTTCAGTAATGACCGCAATTTTATTGAACGAGCTCAGTCATGTCGAATATTAGCACAACATATCGAGTTTCCTCACACACTCCCACGAAAAACAACAGCCTCCTGGGATGAACTTGCGGACATGATTTATATGCTCGCAATCCTCTTTGGCGTCATCAAACTACCAAAAGTATCTGTTTATGGAATTTGGGCTGGGAAGGAGGGCCAAGATTGGCGAAATGAACGACTCAAACTTGAATGTCGGAGTCCAAACGTCGAACCCTATCTCGAACGGTCCTTATCTATCATTAGCCAATATGTCGAACTCAAAGAAGAAATGAATAAATAG
- a CDS encoding BREX system ATP-binding domain-containing protein has protein sequence MSDGFTITDEQRDYSQYNLEANPFPYSPVPAENPEIFCGQQHVTTSISSTVSSVLSTGKSKHLVITGKYGNGKSHTLKYTRSLLRDREDVVVGYVAQPGEGFLDIYHEFVYDIGFNRLQNVAYEYLASITREVTDVNPTGPEAMRSLIDEGDVLLSEIVPEAIRQLSNITKFADFARAIIHMVYEDTNLYAWQWLTAEGIRYEQRKEMEIHSALDDDTMGVRAFTALKNTLLALGYTGVFVFVDEFESIARLSPKNEQGTLNSIRHLMDQNSSGLCMLFGCAPEVWQDVMSEYHAFSERIGREVALRPLTSEHLYELVNEYLDRERTGNTSDDTVQPFTEGSLDHILQRSQGNIRQVLSICSRILDSAVDEKQSHITADFTRELLIL, from the coding sequence ATGTCCGATGGATTCACTATCACCGATGAGCAGCGCGACTACTCACAGTACAACCTCGAAGCAAATCCGTTCCCCTACAGCCCTGTACCAGCTGAGAACCCGGAAATCTTCTGCGGTCAACAGCACGTTACCACATCGATCAGCTCGACTGTCTCATCGGTCCTTTCAACAGGAAAGTCCAAACATCTCGTGATCACTGGGAAATATGGCAATGGAAAGTCCCATACTCTCAAATATACCCGATCACTACTGCGGGACCGCGAAGACGTGGTCGTTGGTTACGTCGCCCAACCGGGGGAGGGATTCCTCGATATCTATCACGAATTCGTATATGATATCGGGTTCAACCGCCTTCAAAACGTGGCATACGAGTACCTCGCATCGATTACACGCGAGGTCACTGATGTCAATCCGACAGGTCCAGAAGCGATGCGGTCGCTCATTGATGAGGGGGATGTCCTACTCTCCGAAATTGTACCAGAAGCGATTCGGCAGTTGAGCAATATCACGAAGTTTGCTGATTTCGCGCGTGCGATCATCCATATGGTGTACGAGGATACCAATCTCTACGCCTGGCAGTGGCTCACCGCAGAGGGGATCAGATACGAACAGCGCAAAGAGATGGAGATCCATAGCGCACTTGATGACGACACGATGGGTGTGCGAGCATTCACCGCGCTCAAGAACACGTTGCTCGCTCTCGGCTACACCGGAGTATTCGTTTTTGTCGATGAATTTGAGAGTATTGCACGCCTTTCGCCAAAGAACGAACAGGGTACGCTCAACAGCATTCGCCATCTAATGGACCAAAATAGTTCAGGCCTGTGTATGCTATTCGGCTGCGCACCAGAGGTTTGGCAGGACGTAATGAGCGAGTACCATGCATTTAGCGAGCGTATCGGCCGAGAAGTAGCGCTTCGTCCGTTAACCAGCGAGCACCTCTATGAGCTGGTAAATGAGTATCTAGATCGCGAGCGGACAGGCAATACTAGTGACGATACGGTGCAACCGTTTACTGAAGGGAGTCTCGATCACATACTACAGCGTTCACAGGGGAACATTAGACAAGTGCTCTCCATCTGTAGCAGGATACTGGACTCAGCAGTGGACGAAAAACAATCCCATATCACAGCCGATTTCACCAGAGAACTATTGATTTTGTAG
- a CDS encoding DEAD/DEAH box helicase — MEFDPLELADTMRESYAEHYASSPSQRAVKELISRYHEGAGESLSVDLPEFIRTEGPYLQALDLARMSDTPWKTFAANHGFHEDVTQTFTEAGFRSLFEFQEDAIEAVMDDHHTLLTAGTGRGKTEGWLIPILQFICEAKADQHEAHPPDSVKCVLTYPTKALAQDQLKRLIDYLFTLNRDRSPNKKITVGIYDGDTKRRDPDELSYLQTTFQYFDCPCGECDSSLTVRRRSDDSFVVEPLADHEDDLAFDFIKVTRDAIVEAPADILLTNPDTINYRLFNVNEHEEQQRFVAEPKYFVFDEIHEYSELFGSFTSALMRRYVRERQELNGYDSEAEDDLTIIGASATVENKLAVFQRINPFVDPDTAVVEEDKLTLEAAFPETIPSAFTAEVLTDDDLIGGKIDVARQVLEAAAVDSGSKEESVSDALYEHLVEENGGPLEFVRGIYATLHETPLRPDELQEQLIETSNLTESEAETVLANFMTIGEVSGILERRAHLFSWPLDGYYSCLNCGTVYDTPQSSCTECGHHFVTKLSLCNQCGEESLESWFCPNCERLVPHTVTSEEGRFEYFQRRECQCETMKGETPEMVRVYWRPFYECIDCGERQKIDRQQECPSCETPMVLDDAMENHVCSNPECSETVLVEDARDPACHSCDSTALEPLADEHIQYCTECGEYYEDPEGQECTAADCDGDLQPKRFLGWTCSDPDCGEVYFGRPPSSCGCGKRRFVRSSLFDVRMVDECQSCEQTFLPNGEHDCDCEELNLARRAKGYSNYRMVDDNGRLRGASDFPGGLPCYHEDRRETYSKSGRYDSMLRGPANAAVTTARYLLRSLAERDDSATFGESKMLSFADSQSDMKELERNFREPEESFFFDQLFVDSVRSTADGTGWTSLAEVVDAGRSDAEAYEADLKGETGKDPKIFERLTGYDQSVTEYLTEELVSRVLPGKYSTRYRTTQLTKEGLIDVKLNADIENLTPGEWKLLSESVGQNHRYEPSLIDEVDSGHDHLESLIDQGLLRRVDEDGSRYVLVEESAIECTVVDDETPVHYVPGREKFVTSLLADLGDVSDEAVAFTATPEERADFSHSHFSLTAQQVATSDPMLLLARAYYGQTDRDERRKLEYQFRQGRYPHFLSSGPAMELGVDIGDLNTLLLYGTPPNANSYLQRVGRAGRASGSSLVHSVSQRNPIDYYYHEHPEELISSDPQQVPLNEVNREVLHQSLTWAILDWAATTRWVPWRRDPSGLDDFVVCQDDPTPRTEPPPNDVLRFTELLSTSNFELQFDDDDAPLEALRTLVEENKDEVRAWLQDLLSFGVCSACGRKHADGYEGTCHRDGCNGTVESVVQRHGEAIDGALWGTEDHQSFEESIVDLYHVQQRDIDKDLEEIDQELADIRREERRTRDRERKRELRERKQQVRRRADQLDDYLWRLEKMDFGRYLDRESPSAFGLRSVGDSVDYQLIGEEFERISDGSRARRIALSELHPGAAYLHDSETYVVTRISWEPRETERISEQFEDTAICTTCGSEYDTDTANCESCGTRLKRLVTEVPERVTAYRYDLPMSLTPNARQLRPSSVYQADEEIQSTYAPVETDAGDSFDPEVSYDIIDEDGAVHGRFEYGDVTLVASTKQYWATYKNGGSDPLPNVFEMCGVKGCNGVIASVGNSAYCTSNVEHAIEDSIAVRPATKFSTKAARVRFDSEELEHGFSHGLRVALQYIGGVSVRQVPESIEDEGTLVYDSDEGGSGITVLLTQDDGAKFERATRIMREMFSPGESKCNCENGCPHCIYQYGCVEQNDPDSFDKEELLELLSHDLHLEVRSDD; from the coding sequence ATGGAATTTGACCCACTCGAACTCGCGGACACGATGCGAGAATCGTACGCAGAACACTACGCCAGCTCGCCCTCCCAGCGAGCCGTAAAGGAACTCATCTCCCGGTACCACGAAGGAGCGGGAGAGTCGCTTTCCGTCGACCTACCGGAGTTCATACGGACGGAGGGCCCCTATCTCCAAGCGCTCGATCTGGCTCGGATGAGCGACACGCCTTGGAAGACGTTCGCTGCCAATCACGGATTCCATGAGGACGTCACCCAGACGTTCACCGAAGCGGGCTTCCGATCACTGTTCGAGTTTCAGGAAGATGCAATCGAGGCGGTGATGGACGATCACCACACTCTCCTGACGGCTGGGACAGGTCGTGGCAAGACCGAAGGTTGGCTCATCCCGATTCTCCAGTTTATCTGTGAAGCAAAGGCCGACCAGCACGAGGCACATCCACCAGACAGCGTCAAATGCGTACTGACCTACCCGACCAAAGCACTTGCTCAAGACCAACTCAAGCGCCTGATCGACTACCTCTTCACGCTCAATCGTGATCGGTCACCCAACAAGAAAATCACGGTCGGTATCTACGATGGTGACACGAAACGCCGCGATCCGGATGAGCTGTCGTACCTCCAGACTACGTTCCAGTACTTCGACTGCCCCTGTGGCGAGTGTGACTCGTCGCTGACCGTCCGCCGGCGCTCGGACGACTCGTTTGTCGTCGAACCGTTGGCCGATCACGAGGATGACCTCGCCTTCGATTTCATCAAGGTCACCCGTGACGCTATCGTTGAGGCACCAGCGGACATCCTCTTGACCAATCCCGACACGATCAACTACCGGTTGTTCAACGTCAACGAACACGAAGAACAGCAGCGTTTCGTCGCCGAACCGAAATATTTTGTCTTCGACGAGATCCACGAGTACTCCGAACTGTTCGGATCATTCACCTCGGCGCTGATGCGACGGTACGTGCGGGAGCGTCAGGAACTCAACGGCTACGATAGCGAGGCCGAGGATGACCTCACGATCATCGGTGCGAGTGCGACTGTCGAAAACAAACTCGCTGTCTTCCAGCGCATCAACCCGTTCGTCGACCCCGATACCGCGGTCGTTGAGGAAGACAAACTCACGCTTGAGGCAGCCTTCCCCGAAACCATTCCGTCGGCGTTCACTGCGGAGGTACTGACCGACGACGACTTGATTGGGGGAAAGATCGATGTCGCACGGCAAGTTCTGGAGGCCGCTGCCGTGGATTCAGGTTCCAAAGAAGAAAGCGTCAGCGACGCCCTCTACGAACATCTTGTAGAAGAAAACGGTGGGCCCCTAGAGTTCGTTAGGGGCATCTACGCAACGTTACACGAGACACCGCTCCGACCGGACGAACTCCAGGAGCAATTGATCGAAACCTCGAATCTTACCGAGTCAGAGGCCGAGACGGTATTGGCGAATTTCATGACTATCGGCGAGGTCTCGGGTATCTTGGAACGCCGCGCCCATCTCTTCAGTTGGCCACTCGACGGCTATTACTCATGTCTCAACTGCGGTACAGTCTACGACACGCCACAGTCGTCTTGCACCGAGTGCGGCCACCACTTTGTCACCAAACTCTCGCTATGCAACCAGTGTGGCGAGGAATCCCTCGAATCTTGGTTCTGCCCGAACTGCGAGCGCCTCGTCCCCCACACCGTCACGTCCGAGGAGGGCCGGTTCGAATACTTCCAACGGAGAGAGTGCCAGTGTGAAACCATGAAGGGCGAGACCCCTGAGATGGTGCGGGTCTACTGGCGGCCATTCTACGAGTGCATTGACTGTGGTGAACGCCAGAAGATCGACCGTCAGCAGGAGTGTCCCTCGTGTGAGACGCCGATGGTTCTCGATGACGCCATGGAGAACCACGTCTGCTCGAATCCAGAGTGTAGCGAGACGGTGCTCGTTGAAGATGCTCGGGATCCGGCCTGCCACTCCTGTGATTCCACCGCCTTAGAACCCCTGGCGGACGAACACATCCAATACTGCACCGAGTGCGGGGAATATTACGAAGATCCGGAAGGCCAGGAGTGTACTGCCGCAGATTGCGACGGCGACCTGCAACCCAAGCGGTTCCTCGGATGGACCTGCAGCGATCCGGATTGTGGCGAGGTGTATTTCGGTCGTCCTCCGTCGAGTTGTGGTTGTGGTAAGCGTCGATTCGTTCGATCTTCACTGTTCGATGTTCGGATGGTAGATGAATGTCAGTCCTGCGAACAGACCTTCCTGCCGAACGGTGAGCACGACTGCGACTGTGAGGAACTCAACCTCGCCCGGCGAGCGAAGGGATACAGCAACTACCGGATGGTTGATGACAACGGCCGCCTGCGCGGGGCGAGCGACTTCCCCGGCGGACTCCCGTGCTACCACGAGGACCGGCGAGAAACCTACTCGAAGAGCGGACGGTATGACTCGATGCTCCGTGGTCCGGCTAACGCGGCCGTGACGACGGCGCGCTACCTGCTTCGCTCGCTGGCCGAGCGGGACGATTCGGCGACGTTCGGCGAATCGAAGATGCTCTCGTTCGCGGACAGTCAATCCGACATGAAGGAACTTGAGCGAAACTTCCGCGAACCTGAGGAGTCGTTCTTCTTCGACCAGTTGTTCGTCGATAGCGTCAGATCGACAGCCGACGGGACAGGGTGGACCTCACTCGCCGAAGTTGTTGACGCCGGTAGGAGCGACGCCGAGGCCTACGAAGCAGACCTGAAAGGTGAGACCGGGAAGGATCCGAAGATCTTCGAGAGACTGACTGGCTACGACCAGTCGGTCACCGAGTACCTGACCGAGGAACTCGTTTCACGGGTTCTCCCCGGAAAGTACAGCACGCGCTATCGCACCACTCAACTCACCAAGGAGGGCTTGATCGATGTCAAATTGAATGCAGACATCGAGAACCTCACGCCAGGAGAATGGAAGCTCCTATCCGAAAGCGTTGGGCAAAACCATCGGTACGAACCGAGCCTAATTGACGAGGTCGACAGTGGCCACGACCACCTAGAGTCTCTTATCGACCAGGGACTGCTGCGCCGCGTCGATGAGGATGGAAGCCGATACGTGCTGGTCGAGGAATCGGCGATCGAGTGTACGGTCGTCGACGACGAAACGCCGGTACACTACGTCCCCGGACGGGAGAAGTTCGTCACCTCGCTGCTGGCGGATCTCGGTGACGTTTCAGACGAAGCTGTGGCGTTCACCGCGACTCCCGAAGAACGTGCCGACTTTTCGCACTCGCACTTCTCGCTGACCGCTCAGCAGGTGGCAACGTCGGATCCGATGCTGTTGCTCGCTCGGGCGTACTACGGACAGACCGACCGGGACGAGCGGCGGAAGCTGGAGTACCAGTTCCGACAGGGTCGTTACCCCCACTTCCTCTCGTCTGGCCCGGCGATGGAACTCGGCGTCGACATCGGCGATCTCAACACGCTTCTACTGTATGGGACGCCACCGAACGCAAACTCTTACCTACAGCGAGTTGGACGAGCCGGACGGGCGTCCGGAAGCTCGCTGGTTCACTCGGTGAGCCAGCGTAACCCCATCGACTACTACTACCACGAACATCCCGAGGAACTCATATCCTCCGACCCGCAGCAAGTCCCGCTCAATGAGGTGAATCGGGAAGTGCTGCATCAATCGCTCACATGGGCGATCCTCGATTGGGCTGCGACGACTCGCTGGGTTCCGTGGCGTCGTGATCCCAGTGGCCTCGATGACTTCGTCGTCTGTCAGGATGATCCAACGCCCCGTACCGAACCGCCACCGAACGACGTACTCAGGTTCACCGAGTTACTTTCGACATCGAACTTCGAACTCCAGTTCGATGACGACGATGCTCCGCTCGAAGCGTTACGCACGCTGGTTGAAGAGAACAAAGATGAGGTCCGGGCGTGGTTACAGGACCTGCTTTCATTCGGCGTCTGTTCGGCTTGTGGGCGGAAACACGCTGACGGCTATGAAGGCACATGTCACCGGGACGGATGCAATGGGACCGTCGAATCGGTGGTGCAACGACACGGCGAGGCGATCGATGGGGCGCTGTGGGGTACTGAAGACCACCAGAGCTTCGAGGAATCTATCGTCGACCTGTATCACGTTCAACAGCGCGACATCGACAAGGACCTCGAAGAAATTGACCAGGAACTCGCTGATATTCGACGAGAAGAGCGGCGAACCCGTGACCGTGAACGGAAACGGGAACTCCGTGAGCGAAAGCAGCAGGTACGTCGCCGTGCCGACCAGTTGGACGACTACCTCTGGCGACTCGAAAAGATGGACTTCGGTCGATATCTGGACCGAGAAAGCCCGTCGGCGTTCGGTCTCCGTTCTGTCGGCGATTCCGTCGATTACCAACTCATTGGTGAGGAATTCGAGAGGATTAGCGATGGATCTCGTGCCAGGCGGATTGCGCTCTCGGAACTCCACCCCGGCGCAGCGTATTTGCACGACAGCGAGACGTACGTCGTCACCCGCATTTCTTGGGAACCCCGTGAAACGGAACGCATCAGCGAGCAGTTCGAAGATACCGCGATCTGTACGACATGCGGAAGTGAGTACGACACAGATACGGCCAACTGCGAGTCGTGCGGTACCCGGCTGAAACGACTCGTAACAGAGGTCCCAGAGCGGGTGACGGCCTACCGGTACGACCTCCCGATGAGTTTGACGCCAAACGCACGGCAACTTCGGCCGTCGAGCGTCTACCAGGCCGACGAGGAAATCCAGAGCACGTATGCCCCAGTCGAGACAGACGCTGGCGATTCGTTTGATCCCGAAGTGTCCTACGACATCATCGACGAAGACGGAGCCGTCCACGGACGGTTCGAATACGGTGACGTGACTCTCGTCGCTTCGACCAAGCAATACTGGGCCACCTACAAGAACGGTGGCTCTGATCCGTTGCCGAACGTCTTCGAAATGTGTGGTGTTAAAGGATGCAACGGTGTCATCGCGAGTGTCGGAAACTCTGCGTACTGCACGAGTAATGTCGAGCACGCGATTGAGGATAGCATCGCGGTACGACCCGCGACGAAGTTCTCAACCAAGGCCGCCCGCGTCCGATTCGATAGCGAGGAACTCGAACACGGCTTCTCACACGGGCTCAGGGTTGCACTCCAGTATATCGGGGGCGTCAGTGTCCGGCAGGTTCCCGAGTCGATTGAGGATGAGGGGACGTTGGTGTACGACTCGGACGAGGGGGGCAGCGGGATCACCGTCCTCCTTACCCAGGACGACGGCGCGAAGTTCGAACGCGCGACGCGAATCATGCGCGAGATGTTTTCGCCCGGCGAGTCGAAGTGCAACTGCGAGAACGGCTGTCCGCACTGCATCTACCAGTACGGTTGTGTCGAACAGAACGACCCCGACTCGTTCGATAAGGAGGAACTGCTCGAACTGCTAAGCCACGATCTGCACCTGGAAGTGAGAAGTGATGACTGA
- a CDS encoding phospholipase D-like domain-containing protein: MTDGELTTVAERLRTRSPKRLWGLSPESVYTALAARSANDSLTDRLSTHVRAEMLRTNGERDPEDVARIHDWILKEFDLVNNGEPTLLGMVILAAEEPQQLVRAIAVNCLRMAEVVLRSCNDIEESLPRREFDSLLADDWEETVLGSLLGSLGFVTSYPDSVEPHHERIESALNAQDEISEDTAIAEAYRRILPQLVDVEEEQCLEDIVEQVTGVALSEDTEAMEIVAALVDAPTVFVDPDELDDAIDGQRKKYDQEFQVLRPLLAPTSESTLRRVDTSNSVDESAVANVQADDGSKFLVNVLATISAHSEFEMFDVQFLTDRLSMTPYAVYRTLSAIPGVNCKVRDEGVIEFDSVPLTVDGDDLREEYTSHLLTRCSKVQQRINALSDVSVSTSPEPVALNRIVAEDYASLDNGDVAPAYFTYTLVDPDVLGEKKMDAYVDDSRGLGRERAQLRRWHKNQPPGLRSYTAMTDRLFSLGLERELDSKILRIMTPFDDDTFNEYVSQIRRLLEQGFELRLLTRHTKEEWEWRRLQRNLLSEIKDHRNRVTVHTYSRFKEYQRVRPEMDFQNLGEFGIHGKLQTIGQPEEGAALLGSANFMENSYDWNPECGVYTERTQFVDAAIEFFDIVWNVSEADELSIERLQEIPDRQLVPTYYS, translated from the coding sequence ATGACTGATGGAGAACTCACTACCGTAGCCGAACGCCTGCGAACGAGATCCCCTAAGCGTCTCTGGGGACTCTCCCCGGAGAGTGTCTACACCGCACTTGCCGCAAGGTCAGCGAACGATTCTCTCACTGACCGGCTCTCGACACATGTTAGGGCCGAGATGCTTCGGACAAACGGTGAACGCGACCCGGAAGATGTTGCCAGGATCCACGACTGGATTCTGAAGGAGTTCGACCTCGTTAATAACGGCGAACCCACGCTGCTGGGTATGGTCATTCTTGCAGCCGAAGAGCCCCAACAGCTCGTGAGAGCGATTGCTGTGAACTGCCTTCGAATGGCTGAGGTGGTGCTTCGGTCCTGCAATGACATCGAGGAATCGCTCCCGCGACGAGAGTTCGATAGTCTCCTTGCCGACGACTGGGAAGAAACCGTCCTCGGGTCGTTGCTCGGATCACTGGGGTTCGTAACGAGCTATCCCGATAGCGTCGAACCGCACCACGAGCGAATCGAATCAGCACTGAACGCACAGGATGAGATCTCCGAGGACACAGCGATTGCAGAGGCCTACAGGCGGATTCTCCCTCAGCTCGTGGACGTTGAGGAAGAGCAGTGTCTCGAAGACATCGTGGAACAAGTGACGGGGGTCGCTCTGAGCGAGGACACGGAGGCGATGGAGATCGTTGCAGCGCTCGTCGACGCACCGACGGTATTTGTCGATCCCGACGAACTCGATGATGCGATCGATGGACAGCGTAAGAAATACGACCAGGAATTTCAGGTTCTCCGGCCGCTTCTCGCACCAACGAGTGAGTCCACTCTCAGGCGTGTTGATACGTCTAATTCGGTTGATGAGTCGGCAGTTGCAAACGTACAGGCTGACGATGGTAGCAAATTTCTCGTCAACGTCCTCGCCACGATTTCCGCTCACTCTGAGTTCGAAATGTTCGACGTTCAATTCCTCACCGACAGACTCTCGATGACGCCGTACGCAGTTTACCGGACCCTGTCGGCAATACCAGGCGTCAACTGTAAAGTACGTGATGAGGGAGTGATCGAGTTCGACTCGGTTCCATTGACGGTCGACGGAGACGACCTTCGAGAGGAATATACATCTCATCTCCTGACCCGATGTTCGAAAGTGCAACAACGGATCAATGCGCTGTCAGACGTTTCAGTGTCGACGTCTCCTGAACCAGTCGCTCTGAACAGGATCGTGGCTGAGGACTATGCTTCCCTTGACAACGGAGACGTCGCTCCGGCGTACTTCACCTATACGCTCGTAGATCCAGATGTTCTCGGTGAGAAGAAGATGGACGCCTATGTGGACGATTCCCGCGGACTGGGTCGGGAACGGGCTCAACTCCGCCGCTGGCACAAAAATCAACCGCCAGGATTGCGTTCGTATACGGCGATGACCGATCGACTGTTCAGCCTTGGACTGGAACGGGAGCTCGATAGCAAGATACTGCGGATCATGACCCCGTTCGATGACGATACCTTCAACGAGTACGTCTCTCAGATTCGGCGACTCCTCGAACAAGGCTTCGAACTGCGCTTACTCACGCGCCATACGAAGGAGGAATGGGAATGGCGACGCCTCCAGCGCAATCTCCTGAGCGAGATAAAGGATCATCGTAATCGTGTTACTGTTCACACCTACTCACGGTTCAAAGAGTATCAACGAGTCCGTCCCGAGATGGACTTCCAGAACCTCGGTGAATTCGGAATTCATGGGAAACTGCAGACGATCGGGCAGCCAGAAGAAGGGGCCGCGCTTCTCGGTTCGGCGAACTTCATGGAGAACAGTTACGACTGGAATCCAGAGTGTGGCGTTTACACTGAACGAACCCAATTCGTTGACGCCGCCATCGAATTTTTCGACATTGTCTGGAACGTTTCTGAAGCTGACGAGCTCTCAATCGAACGGTTACAGGAGATTCCAGACCGACAGTTAGTACCAACCTATTACAGTTAG
- a CDS encoding tRNA-guanine transglycosylase, producing MLYRRRELDLPHGELQTPVLFPVRNIGKRSSDNTPSYVTTIPDFSAAMINARSIRNRKPMWNRLMNGVSLREELDVPENTIVFADSGGFDFVSEELDTTPADTLETQHQLKADIYGTVDIPITRENRTTVNQRRINQNIQFALEASDHHDCDAHLLASVHGYDPETIRNNIRYLEKHGTFDGYALGSLVPIRTDYKKVTKLVIAARQATDKHLHVYGLGGLVYQPLLLYLGVDSFDSSAFIRSAGNRNYLIPGFGGEELQNIEDMDMLPCPCPVCGQRKLDDIREDRNALTQHNLWALATELRRFRYIVESGRDVEHYLDLRFQGNEVTQRAYKIAKQQVRGLA from the coding sequence ATGTTGTACAGACGACGAGAACTTGATTTACCCCACGGAGAGTTACAGACACCTGTTCTCTTTCCAGTTCGGAACATCGGCAAGCGATCGAGTGATAATACACCATCATATGTTACCACTATACCAGATTTTTCAGCAGCGATGATCAACGCTCGATCGATCCGGAATCGAAAACCGATGTGGAATCGACTAATGAACGGCGTCAGCCTGCGAGAAGAGCTAGATGTACCAGAAAATACTATAGTGTTTGCAGATAGTGGTGGATTCGATTTCGTCAGCGAAGAACTGGACACCACTCCGGCAGATACGCTAGAGACTCAGCACCAACTGAAAGCCGATATCTACGGGACAGTCGACATACCGATCACTCGTGAAAACCGCACAACAGTAAACCAACGACGGATCAATCAGAATATCCAATTTGCGTTGGAGGCGAGTGATCATCATGACTGCGATGCCCATCTTCTAGCGAGTGTTCACGGGTATGATCCAGAAACTATCCGTAACAATATTCGGTACCTAGAGAAACACGGCACATTCGATGGGTATGCGCTCGGCAGTCTAGTCCCGATTCGAACAGACTATAAAAAAGTCACAAAATTAGTTATCGCAGCTCGACAGGCCACAGACAAACACTTACACGTATATGGTTTAGGTGGGCTCGTATATCAACCGCTGTTACTGTATCTCGGTGTAGATAGCTTCGACTCATCGGCATTCATCAGAAGTGCTGGGAACAGGAACTACCTCATACCAGGCTTCGGTGGTGAAGAGTTACAGAATATTGAAGACATGGATATGCTCCCTTGTCCTTGCCCGGTATGTGGTCAGCGGAAACTAGATGATATCAGAGAAGATCGCAACGCTCTCACACAACATAACCTCTGGGCACTCGCCACTGAACTTCGTCGGTTTCGCTATATCGTAGAATCCGGTCGTGATGTCGAGCACTATCTTGATCTCCGCTTTCAGGGGAACGAGGTGACTCAACGAGCATACAAAATCGCGAAGCAACAAGTTCGAGGACTTGCATGA